From the Mus musculus strain C57BL/6J chromosome 10, GRCm38.p6 C57BL/6J genome, the window gctgtcctggaactcactctgtagaccaggctggcctcgaactcagaaatccacctgcctctgcctcccaagtgctgggattaaaggcgtgcgccaccactgcccggctgtaaagattaacttttttaaaaagttatctttTATCTATGTGTGGTGATGTTTATctatataatcctagcacttaggaaactGAGACAGGTAGAATTGCCTTAGTGTTGGAACAAGCCTGGGTTATATGCAATAAGTACcaaaccagccagggctacaaagcaagacccaGACTCGAGAAACCAAAGTGGGGTGGGAGGCGTCGAGAATCTCATTGTCTTTGTTCCACCTCCTAAGCTGTAAGGTTTCTGGGCAGAAGCTGTAGCTCAACGGATACCATGCtatacctagcatgcacaagaccagGGGTTGAGTTCCCAGCACTGCACAGATGCTGGCACCCCTACATGATGTCTCTCCTTAGGAGACATCTGTAGATAATAACACCTGCAATCGCACTCAATAGGCACAGGCAGGAGGTTCCAaaaatttaaggtcatcctccGCAACCATGGTGCTGGGAGGAGAGCTGGGTGTTCCCAGCTGGgcggtagagtgcttgccaagcACGTGTTAGTctctaagttcaattcctaatACCACAAAACAACATGCAAGCTCCACAGAAGTCAGAACGGTATGATCTTGCCCACCAAGGCCTGAAAAGGCAGAACACAGATTAAGAGTTTAAATACTGGCCGCTGAAAGGAGAGTGCTCTTCTAGCCTTAAGGGCCCAATTCCAcctcctttcttcccagtccGGTTCTCCACCAAGGGACATGAAGTTGCCTTCACCATCCTCGTAAGACACCCTCCCAACCCCCGGCTGTACCCACCATCATCCCTACCCCAAGGAGGTGAGGCTGAGGCTCCAGGGATTAGGAAAGTAAAGAGGGGGTtggccctgggggtgggggtggggctgcttTCCCActctttctccccccacccccgcccgccCCCTCACACTGGCCAATACACCTTGCTTTCAGCCGAGTACAACATCAGTGCTCTGGTTACCATTGCCACCAAGACTTTTCTTCGTTATGATCGACTACGGACACTCATTGCCAGCATCCGACGCTTTTACCCTACGGTCACCATAGTCATCGCTGACGACAGTGACAAACCGGAGCGCATTAGCGACCCACACGTGGAGCACTACTTCATGCCCTTCGGCAAGGTGCGCTGCCCGCAAAGCAGAGCGGGGGCGCCAGAGGACTCTGGGAAGGGGGCGTGCCTCAGCCAACAGCTTCCAGGGTGCTGATTAAGGACCACTTCCCTCAAACAAATGTGTGCCTATCACAAGGGCTTCGGAATCAGGAATCCTGCCTATCTTATTCGTTCCGCATTCTTGAAATGGTGCTTAATACCTATAGCAATACAATGGATGTATGCACGAAGCAATGAAATACAAGACCCTTCCCCCAAAGGGCTCAAAATGTCTAGGAAAAGGGTTGGGACCCTCTGGGAAGTTTTAAACCTAGTTTCCGGTCATCGGAAAGCTCTAAGAAGTCTAGAGCAGGACACAGGCTGTTTTGAGTGCGGGGAGAGGGAAAAAGATGTCAGGCTTTTTCTGTTCCCAACCATATACAACTCTTCTAGGGTTGGTTCGCAGGTCGGAACCTGGCGGTGTCCCAAGTAACCACCAAATACGTGCTGTGGGTGGACGACGACTTTGTCTTCACGGCGCGCACGCGGCTGGAGAAGCTTGTGGACGTGCTCGAGAAGACGCCCCTGGACCTGGTAGGGGAGGAGAGCCGGATGTGGGGTGGGAGACGGGAGAGCGGGACGTCCAAAGGTGAAGCGAGTCTGGGGGGTAGTGTGGGCCCTGTGTGTTTCGATAGGGCGAGGGTGGGGCAGGGGCGCGGGGAGGAAGCGTTCTACTCTCGGGGACCTGGTCTTAGCTGGAGCATCCTCTCGCCTCCTGCAGGTAGGGGGCGCGGTGCGGGAGATCTCGGGCTACGCTACCACCTACCGGCAGCTGCTGAGTGTGGAGCCGGGCGCCCCAGGCCTTGGGAACTGCTTCCGGCAAAAGCAGGGCTTCCACCACGAGCTCGTTGGCTTCCCAAGTTGTGTGGTCACAGACGGCGTGGTCAACTTCTTCCTGGCGCGCACAGACAAAGTGCGCCAAGTGGGCTTTGACCCACGCCTCAACCGGGTGGCACATCTGGGTGAGCGGCGCCCCCTCCTGGCAGTGCGTAGGAATGGGAAGGACCAGGCGCGGTTCTGCCACTTGAACCCTCCCACCACCCTCTGCGCTTTCCCTAGAGCAGTTTAGAGAGGCTGACAAAGGTCTGCACTTGAAACCTCCACTTCCTTCTGCCGGACATCCCACTTAACACCTCACACAGCGCAGGTGCCGGTCAGCCTTGAACTTCCTCTCCACTGCAAAGGTTACCTTTCTGCCAGCTGCTTCCCCAGTTCAGACCCTACTCAGAGGGAGTGAACTGGTATTTATTGAAATGAACCCCACACGAGAGTAAATCAGAGCAAAAGAAGCTAGAGTGTCCTCAGCAACATAGTTTTTCCTTAGCTGCCCTCTGAGCCCTGTATTTCAGTTCAGCGTAAGGATTGCCGTCTCTCCCCTCAGGAGCTTTTAACCGTTGctctccccaccctcaccccagaaTTCTTCCTGGATGGACTTGGTTTCCTTCGTGTTGGCTCCTGCTCTGATGTTGTTGTGGATCATGCATCGAAGGTGAAGCTGCCGTGGACAGCAAAAGACCCAGGAGCTGAAACTTATGCCCGTTACCGGTACCCGGGATCACTGGACCAAAGTCAAGTGGCCAAACATCGCCTACTCTTCTTCAAACACCGGCTACAGTGCATGACCGCCGAGTGACGTCTGATTTGGGCCTTCACACTGTCAGGCTGGGCCTGCCTCCTTGTTCCTTCCAGGATtatccaccaccacctccatccCTGTGCACCCCACTGATGAACACCCTGGCTTCCCGATCCTCTCCACCAATCTGATTCCTAACAGGGGCTTGTCCTGGTGACACCCTTCCTTTCTGTGAGCGACCAGAGGCCCGATGGAGCCATATCCTCTTCCCCCCACAGCCAGTGCCAAGTCCTCCCACAACCCCATTCCTATGGGGCAGGAAATGGGGAGGTTCACTTTCCAAGTGCCAAAGAGCCCAGAAGGACTCTAAGACCCTCAAGTGGAAACACTCTCACCTCCCGAGGTGGGCAGGGAAACTCCCAATTTGCAACCCCAGGGACAtgcaccccaccccagctctggaTCCAGCACCGTGTGTACCGGCTCCCACATACCCCCACAGAAAGCACTGTGACTGTAGTTCTGTGGGGCTGGTGAACACACGGTGAAAGCCATTTTTACTTGTGTCTCTGTGGTACTTTGGGTGTGGCGGGGCTTGTGGGGGGATGGGAGAGCTCCACGTGTAGATGCCGAGACCCACTCCACGGGCTTCTGGTATTCTCGGCTTCATTTTATTGGTTgcattggggtggggggagctcaaGGACCGTGGCCTTCCTCACACGCGGACTGTTGGGCCCTCTCACACTCTAAGTGCATGGTCAGACCCACACCGTGCAAATCTTTGGGCCAGTAGGTTTCTGGAGAAGAAAAGTGGACAGTTAGGGAATATTGGGTACCATATTCCCTGAGACCTACCAGTAATCTGGTAGCATGTCACCCCTTTGGAAACCTTAGTTCAGTTCTCCACCCTTGGTAAAGGGTGccccagactctttttttttaatatttatttttattattgtatattattaatataatatataatattattctactgtagttgacttcagtcacaccagaggatggcatcagatctcattatgggtggttgtgagccaccatgtggttgctgggacttgaactggggacctttggaagagcagtcagtgctcttacccgctgagccatctcaccagcctgcccCAGACTCTTGAACTTGgctaggttgtttgtttgtttgtttgtttgtttgtttgttggatggatggatagattggTTCATTtgggttttgaggtagggtctctctatgtagctctgactgccctagaccaggctggtctcagactcatagaaatgctcctgcctctgcctcccatgtgctgggggaTCACAGATGTGCCTGCCCCTGCCCTCCAATCTACTAGGCAGCTTCTCTCTACTTCCCCCTTGATCTTCCTCAGTCCCTTCTCTGAATCCCTGTCCCCAGGTCCTCATCTATTCCATACTCTAGCCCAGCACCTCCTGGCTCCCACTCTTGATGCTCCTCCCCCTTACCAGCCTCTCCAGTGCATGTGCAGCAGCATCCTGGACACTCACAAAGAGTTGTTCTGGAGACACGCTATCCAGGAGTCTCGCCCGGGTCAAGGTCTCGAGCACCAAGGCTGTGTGGGAAAAGTGTCAGGGGCTGGGGCCTCTACATCCACCCTACAAGTGTCCAGTCAGTCCTCCACCTCCCAACCCTCTATTCTTCACTCCACGAACCATTACACTGAGCCAAGAGAAGGTAGATCCCATCGTCCTGGCACCGCCTGGTGAGCTGCAGGAATCAAAGAGGGGTTAAACCCAAATCGAGGGTGCAAGAGGGATGACTGGGAGCTTTTCCTGAGTTTGACCACTCCCTCACCTGGACCACTTCCCGGGCCCCTGCAGCATCTACAAAAGTGATACCACTGAAGTCTAGGATCGCCACTCTGACAGGCTCAGCACCTAAGGAGGGAGGAAGCAGATGTGCCAGCCAACTCCGTGGTTCATGACcgaatctctctccctctgtcagcCCACCTCACCTTTGTCAGGTACACTACCTGGCTGTAAACAAAGACAACAAGATCACATAAGTGCCATCCTCAGAACCCACTGGCCTCCCAAACCCAGAGGGTCCACGTTCCTCCTCCACCAAAATCCTCACCTTGATTCTTTCTCCAAGCCCCAGATGCCACTCCAAGATTCGGTGGAACTGCCCACGGGTTGCAAAGTAGAGGGGTGCTGGATAACTCAGGATACAAAGACCTGGAACTTGGAGGAGCTAAGGGGTAAGACTGTTAGAAACGGCCTGTCTGATCACTCCTGCCTTCTTAGGCTATATACAGCCCACCCACCTTACGGCTCTCTCTGATTGGCCTGTAGAGCTCCGTCCCCTCAGCCAATCCAAGCTCCAGGCACTGCACCCTAGGAAAGAAGCTCAAGTCAGAGTCCCAGCCTCAGCCTGGCCTGGTCTAGCCTGGCTGTAGTCACCACAGGGTACCTATCCCCCTTCCCTCATTTGGTGCCCATCTCTGCTCACCTCTGAGTTCTGCAGACCACTGTCATCATGGAGACGACCACACCCACAGCCAGGCCCAGGTCCACATTCAGGGTCACGACAGCCACCCACGTGACTATCCACACAGCCTGAGGGACATGGATATGGGTGGATTCTCCAGAAGGAACGGAGGTTCAAGGACAAATATGAGCAAGGGAAAGGAAGCGTGGTGGACAGACGAGTTCACTTAAGCCTACACACCAAATATAACACCAGACCCTGGGCAACCCGGGAGTCTGGATTGggggtgtagttcagtggtagggaACTCTCCTAATATTtatgaggttctgggttcaatcttcAGAACCCACTCCAAAATACCTCCAAACAAACACGCAGGCATGGCGAATCACATCccaccctctcctttcccccaatGTATGTATGAGGTCTGTATGTTGGAGGTTGCACGGATTAAAGAATTTAGGGTGGTCAACTTTGGTCCATGGCAAAACCGGGGCGCTTGGGGGGTTAGCAACCTGGCATATTGCCATTTCTCACAAAGTCCACATGGCTGATGTGCCAGAGCTGCGGAAGTTCTTGCATCTGGAAGAACATCTGGCGCATGCTGGAGATATTGATGCAAGCCAGGACAGCCTTGAGATGGAGAAGATAGGCCTTTGTCAGGACAAAGGTTCCACTCACACACGCAGCGAGCGTGCACCTCTTTCCCACCCTACCTTGGGCAGGTAGTAGAAGAAGGGCCTCAGCCACAGCAGCGCTGCCAGGACCACTGCGCAGGAGAAGAGGCCTGCCAGCtgcaggaaggaaagacagagacaagacaGGGAGACTCCTCCACCCCGACCCGAGTGGGAGCTTCTCTCCCTGGCCGACTAGCCTGTCTCATCTTCTTCAaaactctccctcctcccccagaaaAGTCTCCTTCCTCCCAAAACTCCATCAACACAGAAAATGCCCTTCTCACCCCGTTCTTGATGTTCTGCCAATCACACTTAACCCCTCCCCCCAGCTAAATGTCTATCACTTGCCAGTCCCTCCCAGATGTGCACAGTTCAACCTCCCCATTCTTATAGCCCATCGCCATCTGCAAAGGTCTTTTGGTACTGATGCTTTGAGAAGCAGGCTAGCCATCTGTGTAGGATATAGCagggaaaacaaaacatataaaggtaggAGTGGTATGTaaccattctttctttttgtttactgttgtggtttggttgttttggtttttgggtttttaaaaggtttatttattttatgtacatgactacactgtcgctgtcttcagacacaccagaagagggcatctggcaGGGaaatggtggtgtacaccttttatcccaacacttgggaggcagaggcaggtggatttctgagttcaaagccagcctggtctacagagtgagttccaggacatccagagctacacagagaaaccctgtctcgaaacaaacaaataaacaaacaaagagggcatcagatcccattacagatggttgtgagccaccatgtggttgctgggaattgaactcaggacctctggaaaagtggccagtgctcttaactgctgagccatctctccaacccgaaggttttggttttattttgttttgatttgttttgttttgtttttgagatcctTATGAGAACCATCAGAATTATTTTATCTCCTACAtttataggtatgtgtgtgtgtgtttgaatgtgcgTAGAAGCACAAGTGTGTGCAGGGACAACATACCTGTGTCCCAGTTCTTGTAGAATTCCAcactgggcctcctcccccatcACCTTATTCAtcgaggcaggatctctcagctGAACCCAAAGCTCTTGGGTTCCTGCCCCCATCCCTGCCTTCTAGACAGGTCACCATACCCATGGACCTGGAGGCTTGAACCCCTGTGCTAATGCTtctgctttaaccactgagccatctccacagaatGGTGGCAGTCCCCTTTCCACAGTCACTATGTGCCCCAGCCTGCCTTGAGCCCCAGACAATCCTCTGCTCTGTCAGCCTTCCTAGTTCCAGAACTCTGGGTATGTAATACAACACCTTGatgttactgtttttatttttaatcaggtCTGAGGCATTGTAGCTTTTGCTTACGGCCAACAGAGGTCCTCATGGAGTTCCGTTATTGTCTAACCCTCCTCTTCATAATCCCATTACCATCCTGGAATATGTAGATGCTAAATCCTGGGTTATCCACCTgttccccactctctcctgccACCCCTGTTGAATGTCCCatcctttctcctcatcctctcaaGGATACCCTTACCTGTGTATTCCCACCAGCATCCACTAATAAGCTGGTTGTAGCCAGTGTGGCCGAGTTgggaaagcaagagaagagagaagaaatgaggtTGGAGACACCGTGGGCCAGGAGTTCCTAGAAGGACACAGCAGGATGAAGATGGGGAAGACGTAggcacggggtggggtggggtggggaggagtgagGCTAAGGGGCTTAACTCTGAAAAGGGATGACATTCACAATTAAGTCACACCTGATTGGGCTCAATAGTGTAGCTGTACTTGTCTGCAtagatggaggccagagaggtggACACAGCAAAAGTCACCAACGAGATAGGCAGGGAGTCGGCCAGTATCCTGGGCAGCTCAtccagggtggggaggaggggttgGGGAAATCTAGGGAAGGAGAAAGCCAGGATAAGGGTGGGTCCGCCGCCGGTGCTACAGGGAACAGAGGAGACAGGAAACAGGAAGGGGCGGGGCAGGGGAGGGGTATCTTGGGAGAGGTGGGCGAAGTCTTTCTCTTACCCTCCAGGCAATGGTCCCACTACCTGGACATTGTATCTTGTGTCCAGGGAAGAGGTGAAGCAGAGCACCGTAgccagaagcacctgaaaacgaTCACaccttttgtttcgttttgtttgtttttgtgtgtgtgtttgtgttgggtttttgtttgtttgtttgttttgttttgtttttgagacaggctgtcctggaactcactttgtagactggcctcgaactcagaaatccgcctgcctcacaagtgcgtgtgccaccactgcccggtttagAAGAAAGAGGTTTAACATGAAAGAGAATCCCTTTGCGAGTGTGGGGGCCTCTCTAGAGTGTAGCAGCTGATGAGGCCACAGACTAACTCACCTACACTGAAGGAAGAGTCCGTGTTTGCCCGGAGAGAGGGACAAAGGATCTAAGAGGAGGTCCTTTGGGATTGATGGACACAAAAGACACACTTGAGCCAAGTGAGCCATTCTAAGCGGAGAGCACATGTGAGTTGCCTGTGGAAAGCTGTGGCATTCATTTACACTGGAGGAGTTATCTGGGCGGGCAGTGAAAGGAATTACAGTGAGGGTCCCCGAGGAGAGAAAAAGTGcagtgggaaggaaggagaggagcaaAGAGAGGCCTGACGCTCGACTCCGGTAGTGGAACAgttcaggtgtgtgtatgtgtagcggGGGAGTTCGGATGGCTCAACTGCTCTGGAAAGATGCTTGGAAAAGTACGCGTCACCGTGATCTCTCGCTTGTGACTCCTGAGATTTCCACAAGGGGGCGACAGCCTCTAGATCTCACTGGATGGGGAGGATCCGGATACAGCGGGGTCCAGGGATCTAGAGCCGCCCTCACCATGACAACTTCTCCTGGGATTGGAGTAAGTAGCCTGTCCCGGAATCGCACGTTTAGTTCCTTGACTGGCACTAGCAACACCAGGCTGAGCGCCGAGATGGTCACTTCTGCAGGACTGCTCTGGGACAGGGCGCTGAGCACCGCGGCCAGCGTCTGCGGGCAGGGACAGTGTGCAAAGGCCGGGTACCAGCGTTAACTGACCCCGAGAGACTCAATACCAACCCACTAGGCCGGGGCAAAACTCTCTTTCCAGAGGCCATCAAGGCTTCTACGTCCCCAGCGCTCTCACGCAGCGCCATAGTTCCTTGCATTCATTCCTTGTTGCCTATCTTAACCCCTTCACCCACCGTCCCTATCGAGCCACCCTTTCCCGTGACATCTAGAAAcctctttccccacccccaccttgaaGAGAGAAAAGCAGCCGATCTGGCGTGGGAGAGACAATCCCAAGAGGCTTGGCAGCTGGGACACCAGCACGTGCAGCGCGGCCCCGCTGGTCAGCGCCTTGATCACAGGCTCCGATAGAAAGGTGGACAGGACACCAAGCTGCAGCACGAACATCCCCAGCTGTAGAGAAGGCGGCGACAGGTGGGGTCGGGGCGTGGTGCGAAACCTCCAACAGACCAGCCCGCACAGTGCACCAGCTTCCCCACGATATATCTGCCACTCCGGACTGGAAGCCAAGTTCAATGGTGTTTTTATCCTCCCCTCTATCCTCTGGCACAATTGTGTTGGTCCTTTTCGGTGGATTCATCTAAGGTCCTCACCCGGGTCGAGTCCTCGCTTACCATTAGCGCCCCACTCCCGAAGGCCACAGCGGCTGCCGCCCCAACTCTCCGAGCTTCCAGTTGCTCCCTTTCGATTCCACTGAGGTTCCCCGCGAGGGGTTCGGGCACCACCCTCTCGACTACAGAACCGGTCATTAGACTGAGTACTGCGAAAGTTCCTGCAGTCATGGGCCAAATGCAGAGATTAGCATTCGTGCAGCCTGGGGCAGAGCAGCAGCCGTGACTCGCACAGTTCTGGAGTCTCACATGCGTCCCATCCGCTCTCTTAGAAGACCTTAGGATCACGAGCTGGTGCAGCAGCCAGGAACCGATGCGGAAGAGCGCACCCATGGAACCAGTGGGCAAGGAGAAAAGAGTGTAcccactggcaaaaaaaaaaaaaaaaaaaaaaaaaaaaaaaaaaaagtgcccctTCCTCACGCTCTCACTGGACCGTGAGCCACTGTGCACCTCTTTCCCTTCAAGGTCATGGTCCCTTCAAGTTGTTTCTTTTAACCAAATGTCACAGGGGACAAGGAGATCCTTGTAAACTGTCGCCTCTATACCCACTCCAACAAGCCTAGGGAGGCGACAGAGTTCTGTGCAAAGGGGGTGGAAATGGGTTGTGGATCCCAAGAGAGGTGGCAagtaggagagggaagggggcagAGGGGAATACAGCCCCAAAGCTTCCAAGTAGCAGCCTTGCTAAGGTGTGTTTGACccctgcttttaatcccagcacgcaagtggcagaggcaggatctctgagtttaagaccacCTGGTCTGTGGGGAGCTTCAGACCAGCTAAGACTAtaaaatgagaccctatctcaagggaTGAGGGTATGCCTCAAGTCCCTGTCTATTTTCATCCCAAAGAGAAGCAAAGTCATGAGCAGTGTGGCCACTCACCAGTGGACAGGTGTCTCCCAGTGCCCAGTAAACTGTAGAtgagaacaggaaagaaagacGTGTAGAGTCCGAACACCGGGGGCACCGAGGTCAGGAGGGCAAAAGCCATGCCTGGTAGAAAAGTAGAAGGaatcggggtggggtggggtggggatgggatgaGGGTGGGGATGGTGGGGTGCACAACCTCCAGATACTGCCCTTCCCAACACTCTTGGGTTGACACCAGATACTATCAATCATGGCCCCGGAGGGAACGGAAAGGTTAATTaatgggcctcagtgggaggtcGTGAGGCTGACAAGGTCACAGATCCTTGCCCACGTCCTGGGTGGCAGGTTTTGTGCCTCTCTACAATTCTCTGAGGCAGAACAGAGTCCAGTATATCTCGCAGAATTGCACAGATgtggagggatgggggtggggaattaTGATGGAGTCCCTTAGTCCTCTCAAACCGAACCTCAAGCTCCTCCTCTCTGATCCTCCCCCATGCAGGGACACAAGTCCTCCACATCACTGCTGGACTCTCAGCTTCCCAGGGCCCTGCCCTGAAAGCCCCCCATAACTTGGAATTCCAACGGGCTGAAGTTGGGGACTCTTACCCTGGGGCACGTGCACAACGCCCACGGTTACTCCAGCCACAGCATCTCCGAGCAGCCAGGCTCGCCAGCGGTATTGGGGCAGCCAACGCAGCGGGGGCAGCCGTGCCAGCAGCACGCGCCACGCCCCCGGCCCAGAACAGGCGCTGGCTCGCCTCCTCCGCAGCCTGCACAAGCAGGGTAGGCAGGGCTCCGCTGGCAGCTCCGGCTCCGGCTCTGCGCCCCCGAAGAGCTCCTGGAACCGAGCGTGGGTGAGAGGTTCTCTGAACCTTGAGCTCAGCGGAGACTTAAGGTCAGAAACCTCTTCCGGATCTGAGCAGGTCCCAGAGGCAAGTGGCCCACTCATTTTGTCCTTGGCCCCCTGCAGCATCTCCTGGTCTTAAATACCCTCTGTTCCATCAGCTCTGAGCCCGCCTCTATAAAGCAGGGTCCAATCCGGACCTGTAGGGAGTACTCTCTAGAGTACCTCCTTGGGTCAGGCTTGGGTGGAAAAAGTCCCTGTGTTAGGCGTTTCCTCAGATATCCTTTCTTAGCTCTGCCTAAGAACCTGGGGGCCTGCTGTGAGGATGTTGAGGAACCATAGGGAGATAAGAGACCCACAGTCACTTCCAGTGACCCTCATCGCTTCGCTTCTCAGGGACtgggaggcattttttttttcttcatttgcactttgagcaaagACAGAGCTGGTTCCTTTTGGGTCACAGGTCTTCTTTCCCTGAGCCTCTGcattctcaccaccaccaccaccaccaccactgctggaGCACAAAATTCACAGCCAGTTGGGATTCCCCACTCAAATCCCATTCCTCATGTGGCAAACTTGCCCCAGTAAAGTACAAGAGGCCTTACTGTTTTATAAGCATGGTGAATGCGACAGGGTGCATGGTGaatgggacagggacagggacccACTCCACCCTCTCTAATGCAGATGGCTGGGTTTGatttaggggaaagactgaattaacaaagacatttttatctatttgttaGGAGCCCCAAAGTCCTCTAATACTGTTCCTTACATCCAGTGTTATTCTCCAAGTAGGCATTTAGAAGTACACGATTAAACTAAGGGCATGCCGTGTGCTGCTGGAACCGCTGCCCGTTGCTGCCTTGGGCACCTTGTCACCACTGGCAGTGGTGGGCCTGGCTGCCGCAGGAGCATGAAGGGTCCAGCCACCCACCTCATGTACCCCTGAAGAGACACAAAGGTTCTGGGCCCCAGGATTTCACTGTTTGCCGTC encodes:
- the B4galnt1 gene encoding beta-1,4 N-acetylgalactosaminyltransferase 1 isoform X1; this encodes MRLDRRALYALVLLLACASLGLLYSSTRNAPSLPNPLALWSPPQGPPRLDLLDLAPEPRYAHIPVRIKEQVVGLLAQNNCSCESKGGSLPLPFLRQVRAVDLTKAFDAEELRAVSVAREQEYQAFLARSRSLADQLLIAPANSPLQYPLQGVEVQPLRSILVPGLSLQEASVQEIYQVNLSASLGTWDVAGEVTGVTLTGEGQPDLTLASPVLDKLNRQLQLVTYSSRSYQANTADTVRFSTKGHEVAFTILVRHPPNPRLYPPSSLPQGAEYNISALVTIATKTFLRYDRLRTLIASIRRFYPTVTIVIADDSDKPERISDPHVEHYFMPFGKGWFAGRNLAVSQVTTKYVLWVDDDFVFTARTRLEKLVDVLEKTPLDLVGGAVREISGYATTYRQLLSVEPGAPGLGNCFRQKQGFHHELVGFPSCVVTDGVVNFFLARTDKVRQVGFDPRLNRVAHLEFFLDGLGFLRVGSCSDVVVDHASKVKLPWTAKDPGAETYARYRYPGSLDQSQVAKHRLLFFKHRLQCMTAE
- the B4galnt1 gene encoding beta-1,4 N-acetylgalactosaminyltransferase 1 isoform 2 (isoform 2 is encoded by transcript variant 2); amino-acid sequence: MAGLGYLREPRRRRGPESRPSRSLRAWSPLTLPHIRMRLDRRALYALVLLLACASLGLLYSSTRNAPSLPNPLALWSPPQGPPRLDLLDLAPEPRYAHIPVRIKEQVVGLLAQNNCSCESKGGSLPLPFLRQVRAVDLTKAFDAEELRAVSVAREQEYQAFLARSRSLADQLLIAPANSPLQYPLQGVEVQPLRSILVPGLSLQEASVQEIYQVNLSASLGTWDVAGEVTGVTLTGEGQPDLTLASPVLDKLNRQLQLVTYSSRSYQANTADTVRFSTKGHEVAFTILVRHPPNPRLYPPSSLPQGAEYNISALVTIATKTFLRYDRLRTLIASIRRFYPTVTIVIADDSDKPERISDPHVEHYFMPFGKGWFAGRNLAVSQVTTKYVLWVDDDFVFTARTRLEKLVDVLEKTPLDLVGGAVREISGYATTYRQLLSVEPGAPGLGNCFRQKQGFHHELVGFPSCVVTDGVVNFFLARTDKVRQVGFDPRLNRVAHLEFFLDGLGFLRVGSCSDVVVDHASKVKLPWTAKDPGAETYARYRYPGSLDQSQVAKHRLLFFKHRLQCMTAE
- the B4galnt1 gene encoding beta-1,4 N-acetylgalactosaminyltransferase 1 isoform 5 (isoform 5 is encoded by transcript variant 6), producing the protein MRLDRRALYALVLLLACASLGLLYSSTRNAPSLPNPLALWSPPQGPPRLDLLDLAPEPRYAHIPVRIKEQVVGLLAQNNCSCESKGGSLPLPFLRQVRAVDLTKAFDAEELRAVSVAREQEYQAFLARSRSLADQLLIAPANSPLQYPLQGVEVQPLRSILVPGLSLQEASVQEIYQVNLSASLGTWDVAGEVTGVTLTGEGQPDLTLASPVLDKLNRQLQLVTYSSRSYQANTADTAEYNISALVTIATKTFLRYDRLRTLIASIRRFYPTVTIVIADDSDKPERISDPHVEHYFMPFGKGWFAGRNLAVSQVTTKYVLWVDDDFVFTARTRLEKLVDVLEKTPLDLVGGAVREISGYATTYRQLLSVEPGAPGLGNCFRQKQGFHHELVGFPSCVVTDGVVNFFLARTDKVRQVGFDPRLNRVAHLEFFLDGLGFLRVGSCSDVVVDHASKVKLPWTAKDPGAETYARYRYPGSLDQSQVAKHRLLFFKHRLQCMTAE